CCGGTGGTGGCCAGCCCAACATGCAGCAGTTGCTTCAGCAGGCCCAGAAGATGCAGCAGGACCTCGCCCGTGCGCAGGAGGAGCTGGCGGCGACCGAGGTCGAAGGCCAGGCGGGCGGCGGTCTCGTGAAGGCGACCGTCACCGGCTCGGGCGAGCTGCGCGGCCTCGTCATCGACCCCAAGGCCGTCGACCCGGACGACACCGAGACCCTCGCCGATCTCGTCGTCGCCGCCGTCCAGGCCGCGAACGAGAACGCACAGCAGCTGCAGCAGCAGAAGCTCGGCCCGCTCGCCCAGGGACTCGGCGGCGGCCAGATCCCAGGACTCCCCTTCTGACGCCCTGTCCGCGCCGGTCTTGACCCTGGTCGGACCGGACCAACTACCGTAACCATCGAAGCAATTCCCAGAGAGGCGTTCCGTTGTACGAAGGCGTGGTTCAGGACCTCATCGACGAACTGGGCAGGCTGCCCGGCGTCGGTCCCAAGAGCGCGCAGCGGATCGCCTTCCACATCCTCCAGGCCGAGCCGGCCGACGTCCGGCGCCTCGCGCACGCGCTGCTCGAGGTCAAGGACAAGGTCCGGTTCTGCGCGGTGTGCGGGAACGTCGCGCAGCAGGAGCAGTGCGCCGTCTGCCGGGACGCGCGCCGCGACCCCGCGGTCATCTGCGTGGTCGAGGAGCCCAAGGACGTCGTCGCGATCGAGCGGACCAGGGAGTTCCGCGGTCGCTACCACGTGCTGGGCGGGGCGATCAGCCCGATCGAGGGCGTCGGCCCGGACGACCTGCGTATCCGCGAGCTCCTCGCGAGGCTCGCGGACGGCGCGGTCACCGAGCTGATCCTGGCGACCGACCCCAACCTCGAGGGTGAGGCGACCGCCACGTACCTGGCGCGCATGGTCAAGCCCATGGGGCTGAAGGTGACGCGTCTCGCCAGCGGGCTTCCCGTTGGCGGTGATCTGGAATACGCCGACGAGGTCACGCTCGGGCGTGCCTTCGAGGGGAGACGACTTCTCGATGTCTGACGCTACGCTCCACTCCGCCACGCAGGACCCGGACGACTTCGCGGTCCAGATCGCCGACTCGATCGAGAGCTTCATCGTCGCCACCACCGAGGTGGCGCGGGGCGACGAGCCGGACAGCGCCGTGCCCTTCCTGCTGCTGGAGGTCTCCCAGCTGCTGCTCGCGGGCGGCCGGCTGGGCGCCCACGAGGACATCGTCCCCGAGGAGCGCTACGAGACGGACACCGGACCGGACCTGGACGTCGACGACCTGCGCGAGCGGTTCGCCCGGCTGCTCGACCCGGTCGACGTCTTCTCCGAGGTCTTCGACCCGTACGAGCCGCGCAAGGCCCCGGTGCCGTTCCGGATCTCCGACAACCTCGCGGACATCGTCACCGACCTGCGCCACGGCCTGGCCCACTACCGCGCGGGCCGCACGACCGAGGCGCTGTGGTGGTGGCAGTTCTCGTACTTCTCCAACTGGGGCCCGACCGCCTCCGCGACGCTGCGCGCCCTCCAGTCGCTGGTCTCCCATGTGCGCCTCGACCAGCCCCTGCAGGAGCTGGACGGGCTGGACACCGACGAGGACCTCCCCGAGGACGACCTCGCCGAGGAGGCGGGGCGCGTGATGGCGGAGGAGATCGCGGCGCCGCTCGGGCTGCGGAGGGCTCCCGCGCCGCGGTGACCGCGCGCCGCCGGCAGGTGCGTCGGAACGTCCCGAGGACGGGGCGGTGAGGGGCATCGGAACGCCCCGGGGACGGGGCGGTGAACTGCGCCGGGGATGCCGGGCGGGACGAACGCGGACGCGTCTCGGGATGCCGTGCGGGGACGAACGCGGCCCCGCCCCGGCACGCCGGGCGGGGACTGCGGGGGCGCGTCGCGAGCCCCGGCCGGGCGGCCGCCAGGTGTGACGCCGCCCACAGAACCGCGTACCCCGTGTCCCCTTGGGCAGGTGCATCCCCGGGCAG
The Streptomyces tirandamycinicus DNA segment above includes these coding regions:
- a CDS encoding YbaB/EbfC family nucleoid-associated protein, translating into MIPGGGQPNMQQLLQQAQKMQQDLARAQEELAATEVEGQAGGGLVKATVTGSGELRGLVIDPKAVDPDDTETLADLVVAAVQAANENAQQLQQQKLGPLAQGLGGGQIPGLPF
- a CDS encoding DUF5063 domain-containing protein, with the protein product MSDATLHSATQDPDDFAVQIADSIESFIVATTEVARGDEPDSAVPFLLLEVSQLLLAGGRLGAHEDIVPEERYETDTGPDLDVDDLRERFARLLDPVDVFSEVFDPYEPRKAPVPFRISDNLADIVTDLRHGLAHYRAGRTTEALWWWQFSYFSNWGPTASATLRALQSLVSHVRLDQPLQELDGLDTDEDLPEDDLAEEAGRVMAEEIAAPLGLRRAPAPR
- the recR gene encoding recombination mediator RecR; its protein translation is MYEGVVQDLIDELGRLPGVGPKSAQRIAFHILQAEPADVRRLAHALLEVKDKVRFCAVCGNVAQQEQCAVCRDARRDPAVICVVEEPKDVVAIERTREFRGRYHVLGGAISPIEGVGPDDLRIRELLARLADGAVTELILATDPNLEGEATATYLARMVKPMGLKVTRLASGLPVGGDLEYADEVTLGRAFEGRRLLDV